One part of the Coffea eugenioides isolate CCC68of chromosome 10, Ceug_1.0, whole genome shotgun sequence genome encodes these proteins:
- the LOC113750414 gene encoding 40S ribosomal protein S7-like, whose translation NLYINSAVQIDVSGNRKAVVIHVPYRLRKAFRKIHVRLVRELEKKFSGKDVILIATRRILRPPKKGSAVQRPRSRTLTTVHDAMLEDVVVPAEIVGKRVRYRIDGSKIMKVFLDPKERNNTEYKLETFAAVYRKLSGKDVVFEYNDGAKGGRGGPWPP comes from the coding sequence AATCTGTACATCAATTCTGCTGTTCAAATTGATGTCTCTGGAAACCGGAAGGCTGTTGTTATCCATGTGCCATACAGACTCAGAAAAGCTTTCCGCAAGATTCACGTCAGGCTTGTCAGGGAGTTGGAGAAGAAATTCAGTGGCAAGGATGTGATTCTGATTGCCACCCGAAGGATACTGAGGCCCCCAAAGAAAGGATCCGCCGTTCAACGACCCCGCAGCCGGACTTTAACTACAGTACATGATGCCATGTTAGAGGATGTTGTTGTCCCTGCTGAGATTGTTGGGAAGCGCGTTAGATATCGCATTGATGGATCCAAGATAATGAAGGTCTTCTTGGACCCCAAGGAAAGAAACAATACTGAATATAAGCTGGAGACTTTTGCTGCAGTTTACAGAAAGCTTTCAGGCAAAGATGTTGTGTTCGAGTACAATGATGGAGCCAAGGGGGGCagaggggggccatggcccccctaa
- the LOC113749876 gene encoding putative germin-like protein 2-1, which produces MGSPFLITIATMALFSSLAIASDPSPLQDFCVAINDPKTAVFVNGKICKDPKVVKANDFFFRGLNKPRNTANRQGSNVTAVNVNNLAGLNTLGVSLARLDFAPHGLNPPHTHPRATEVLFVLEGTLHVGFVTSNPPNNMKNQLFTKTLNPGDVFVFPEGLIHFQFNFGKTNAVAFAGFGSQNPGVITIANAVFGSDPLISPAVLAKAFQVDKKVIDLLEAQFS; this is translated from the exons ATGGGATCTCCGTTCCTGATAACCATAGCCACAATGGCACTATTTTCATCCCTTGCCATCGCTTCTGATCCTAGCCCTTTGCAGGATTTTTGTGTTGCAATCAATGATCCTAAAACGGCTG TGTTTGTGAACGGAAAGATTTGCAAGGACCCAAAGGTTGTGAAGGCCAACGATTTCTTCTTTCGGGGACTGAACAAACCTCGAAATACAGCAAATCGACAAGGTTCTAATGTTACTGCTGTGAACGTCAACAATCTAGCTGGACTCAACACTTTGGGAGTTTCCCTAGCTCGTCTTGATTTCGCTCCTCATGGCCTAAACCCACCCCATACCCATCCTCGTGCAACCGAGGTCCTATTCGTGTTAGAGGGCACTCTTCATGTTGGTTTTGTCACTTCAAATCCACCAAATAACATGAAAAATCAACTCTTTACGAAAACGTTGAATCCAGGAGATGTTTTCGTGTTCCCTGAAGGTCTGATTCACTTCCAATTTAATTTTGGGAAGACGAATGCTGTTGCATTTGCTGGTTTCGGCAGCCAAAATCCAGGAGTCATTACTATTGCAAATGCTGTCTTTGGATCAGATCCTCTCATTTCTCCAGCTGTTCTCGCTAAGGCATTCCAAGTTGACAAGAAAGTCATTGACTTACTTGAGGCACAGTTTTCTTGA